In Micromonospora sp. NBC_01813, the following are encoded in one genomic region:
- a CDS encoding lectin, whose translation MPTARRLLALAASALMLTAGLAIVGTPTAHAAVGPLTWSDEFNGAAGTAPDPAKWRRDIGGGGWGNNELQYYTDSTSNAAHDGNGNLVITARRDNPAGYGCWYGSCQYTSARLLTNGTFTQAYGRFEARIKLPRGQGIWPAFWMLGDNFRDAGWPDSGEIDIMENIGREPSTVHGSLHGPGYSGGASVTGSYTLPGGRALADDFHVFAVDWAPDSISWSIDGTVYSRKTAADLRGNRWVFDHPFFMILNVAVGGSWPGSPDGSSTYPQQMLVDYVRVYAHDSGGTGGGRITGVGGKCVDVAAAGTANGTAIQLYDCNGTTAQRWTWAADGSVRALGKCLDVAGGSTASGTRVQLYDCNGTAAQRWVFSSANDIVNPQANKCLDANGGGSANGTLLQIWECSGNPNQKWQRS comes from the coding sequence ATGCCCACTGCCCGTCGACTACTCGCACTCGCCGCGTCCGCCCTGATGCTCACCGCCGGGCTGGCGATCGTCGGCACCCCGACCGCCCACGCCGCCGTCGGACCACTCACCTGGTCCGACGAGTTCAACGGCGCCGCCGGCACCGCCCCCGACCCGGCCAAATGGCGCCGCGACATCGGCGGCGGCGGCTGGGGCAACAACGAGCTGCAGTACTACACCGACAGCACCAGCAACGCCGCCCACGACGGCAACGGCAACCTGGTCATCACCGCCCGCCGGGACAACCCCGCCGGCTACGGCTGCTGGTACGGCAGCTGCCAGTACACCTCCGCGCGGCTGCTCACCAACGGCACCTTCACCCAGGCGTACGGCCGGTTCGAGGCCCGGATCAAACTCCCCCGCGGCCAGGGCATCTGGCCCGCGTTCTGGATGCTCGGCGACAACTTCCGCGATGCCGGCTGGCCGGACAGCGGCGAGATCGACATCATGGAGAACATCGGCCGCGAGCCGTCCACCGTGCACGGCAGCCTGCACGGCCCCGGCTACTCCGGCGGTGCCTCGGTGACCGGCAGCTACACCCTGCCCGGCGGCCGGGCGCTCGCCGACGACTTCCACGTCTTCGCCGTCGACTGGGCCCCCGACTCGATCTCCTGGTCGATCGACGGCACCGTCTACTCCCGCAAGACCGCCGCCGACCTGCGCGGCAACCGCTGGGTGTTCGACCACCCGTTCTTCATGATCCTCAATGTGGCGGTCGGCGGGAGCTGGCCGGGCTCACCCGACGGCAGCAGCACCTACCCGCAGCAGATGCTGGTCGACTACGTCCGGGTCTACGCCCACGACAGCGGCGGCACCGGCGGCGGCCGGATCACCGGGGTCGGCGGCAAGTGCGTCGACGTCGCCGCCGCCGGCACCGCCAACGGCACCGCCATCCAGCTGTACGACTGCAACGGCACCACCGCCCAACGCTGGACCTGGGCCGCCGACGGCTCCGTCCGAGCCCTCGGCAAATGCCTGGACGTCGCCGGCGGCAGCACCGCCAGCGGCACCCGCGTGCAGTTGTACGACTGCAACGGCACCGCCGCCCAACGCTGGGTCTTCTCCAGCGCCAACGACATCGTCAACCCGCAGGCCAACAAGTGCCTGGACGCCAACGGCGGCGGATCCGCCAACGGCACCCTGCTGCAGATCTGGGAGTGCTCCGGCAACCCCAACCAGAAGTGGCAGCGCTCCTGA
- a CDS encoding ATP-binding protein: MAATRTQSSRIHPSGTSARRATAPEARGERFDRGPDRVRVTAPLRCVLECDPTDPVIRLLGVLDRRNVAEVRDALLRCLADRAAPVAVDVSALRDVEPTALLRLAEAAAEVADWPAGGFVCCAPAPGTERRWAATGVTVLPDRRLATALLAGAPSATALGLDLEPVAGAARAARELLAQASLRWNIPQLIEPAALALTEMVNNVVLHAGTAMSVRVGFRDGCLRLSVRDGSAARPAPARPVPPTALGGRGMLLVGSVVRRWGCSPLGDGKLVWAVLEPADHPREGF, from the coding sequence ATGGCAGCGACCAGGACGCAGAGCAGCCGCATCCACCCATCGGGTACGTCGGCGCGGCGGGCGACCGCGCCCGAGGCGCGCGGCGAACGATTCGATCGGGGCCCGGACCGGGTACGGGTGACCGCGCCGCTTCGTTGCGTGTTGGAGTGCGACCCGACGGATCCGGTGATCCGGCTGCTCGGGGTGCTCGACCGACGCAACGTCGCCGAGGTACGCGACGCGCTGCTGCGTTGTCTGGCCGACCGGGCGGCGCCGGTCGCGGTGGACGTGTCCGCGCTGCGCGATGTCGAGCCCACCGCACTGCTGCGGTTGGCCGAGGCCGCGGCTGAGGTGGCCGACTGGCCGGCCGGCGGTTTCGTCTGCTGCGCGCCGGCACCTGGCACCGAGCGGCGGTGGGCGGCGACCGGCGTCACGGTGCTGCCGGATCGCCGGCTCGCCACCGCGCTACTGGCCGGCGCGCCGTCGGCCACCGCGCTGGGCCTCGATCTCGAGCCGGTCGCCGGTGCCGCCCGCGCGGCCCGGGAACTGCTGGCGCAGGCCAGCCTGCGGTGGAACATCCCACAACTGATCGAACCGGCCGCCCTGGCGCTGACCGAGATGGTGAACAACGTCGTACTGCACGCCGGCACTGCGATGTCGGTCCGCGTCGGTTTCCGTGACGGCTGCCTGCGGCTGTCGGTACGCGACGGCAGCGCTGCCCGGCCGGCGCCCGCCCGACCGGTGCCGCCGACCGCGCTGGGCGGGCGGGGGATGCTGCTGGTCGGCTCGGTCGTGCGGCGGTGGGGCTGCAGCCCGCTCGGCGACGGAAAACTGGTCTGGGCGGTGCTCGAGCCCGCCGATCATCCACGGGAAGGGTTCTGA
- the macS gene encoding MacS family sensor histidine kinase — translation MRGTPSPEGTLIVPLWRAIAVFRFAALGYVLVLYGRNAVDYAHPVVAIPVLLAIVAWTIAATWAYARPRWRRWPLFAADLLIALATLLVSPWIIGRAALADGVPTLGVAWLAGPVLAWAVAGGRRLGVVAALVLAAADLAVRERLNESSVTPGVLMLLAGVVVGHVARLIVAAEDRLQRAVELEAATRELAAATRERERLARDIHDSVLQVLAMVARRGAHLDGEAGELARLAGEQEAALRTLVTSRVASSAAGSALLGHAAAGSALLGHAAAGHGSRASAAGADGVAAAGIDADGAGAADLRTVVARYAAPRVSIAEPAGPVLLSGHVATQLGAALGAAVDNAIRHGGPDVQVWVLIEQEPDAVTVSIRDDGRGIAPGRLAEAAAQGRLGVSQSIRGRIAEVGGTVRIVSAPGEGTEIELRVPGPVPR, via the coding sequence GTGCGTGGGACCCCCTCGCCGGAGGGCACCCTGATCGTCCCGCTGTGGCGCGCGATCGCGGTCTTCCGGTTCGCCGCCCTCGGCTACGTGCTGGTGCTGTACGGCCGAAACGCCGTCGACTACGCCCACCCCGTCGTCGCGATCCCGGTGCTGCTGGCGATAGTCGCCTGGACGATCGCCGCGACGTGGGCTTACGCGCGCCCCCGCTGGCGCCGCTGGCCGCTGTTCGCCGCCGACCTGCTGATCGCGCTGGCCACGTTGCTGGTCAGCCCGTGGATCATCGGGCGGGCCGCCCTCGCCGACGGGGTGCCCACTCTCGGCGTCGCCTGGCTCGCCGGTCCGGTGCTGGCCTGGGCCGTCGCCGGCGGCCGCCGACTCGGCGTGGTCGCCGCACTGGTCCTCGCCGCCGCCGACCTGGCCGTACGGGAGCGGCTCAACGAGTCGTCGGTCACCCCGGGAGTGCTGATGCTGCTCGCCGGGGTCGTGGTGGGTCACGTCGCCCGGCTCATCGTCGCCGCCGAGGACCGGCTGCAGCGGGCGGTCGAGCTGGAGGCGGCGACCCGCGAACTCGCCGCCGCCACCCGGGAACGGGAACGGCTGGCCCGCGACATCCACGACTCGGTGCTTCAGGTGCTGGCCATGGTCGCCCGTCGTGGGGCCCACCTCGACGGTGAAGCGGGCGAACTGGCCCGGCTGGCGGGGGAGCAGGAGGCGGCGTTGCGGACCCTGGTGACCAGCCGGGTCGCGTCGTCGGCGGCCGGGTCCGCACTGCTCGGACACGCGGCGGCCGGGTCCGCACTGCTCGGACACGCGGCGGCCGGGCACGGGTCCCGGGCCTCGGCAGCCGGGGCGGACGGCGTCGCAGCGGCGGGGATCGACGCGGACGGTGCCGGTGCCGCCGATCTGCGGACCGTGGTCGCCCGGTACGCCGCACCCCGGGTGTCGATCGCCGAACCGGCCGGTCCGGTCCTGCTGTCCGGTCACGTCGCCACCCAACTCGGTGCCGCGCTGGGCGCGGCCGTCGACAACGCCATCCGCCACGGCGGGCCGGACGTACAGGTATGGGTGCTCATCGAGCAGGAGCCGGACGCCGTTACCGTGTCGATCCGCGACGATGGACGCGGTATCGCACCCGGCCGGCTGGCCGAGGCGGCGGCCCAGGGCCGGCTCGGTGTCAGCCAGTCGATCCGGGGACGGATCGCCGAGGTCGGTGGCACGGTGCGGATCGTCTCCGCTCCGGGCGAGGGTACGGAGATCGAACTGCGGGTGCCGGGACCGGTGCCCCGTTGA
- a CDS encoding DUF5709 domain-containing protein, whose product MREDDFPRPVSDTESEGIPETADDDSTAYDDVASGREADGPDPASIPGDVPVAIDHFGNTAQEQRDGESLDYKVARESLDQPVTDLLGGPADPALGDEADGEQARAQAQRDADVLDPGPYSNPDSPVSVYDHGRLGGAAGDGVVGRLVEADEGAHTDDEPDSVAMDAGAAGGGATAEELAIHETEPPIDRPIDR is encoded by the coding sequence ATGCGTGAAGACGACTTCCCCCGGCCGGTTTCCGACACGGAGTCCGAAGGGATTCCCGAGACCGCCGACGACGACTCGACCGCGTACGACGACGTGGCCAGCGGCCGCGAGGCGGACGGGCCGGATCCGGCGAGCATCCCGGGCGACGTTCCGGTGGCGATCGACCATTTCGGCAACACCGCTCAGGAGCAGCGCGACGGGGAGTCGCTGGACTACAAGGTCGCCCGGGAGTCGTTGGACCAACCGGTGACCGACCTGCTCGGCGGCCCGGCGGATCCGGCGCTGGGTGACGAGGCGGACGGCGAGCAGGCCCGGGCCCAGGCACAGCGCGACGCCGATGTGCTCGACCCGGGGCCGTACTCGAATCCCGACTCGCCGGTGTCGGTGTACGACCACGGCCGGCTCGGCGGCGCGGCCGGTGACGGCGTGGTGGGCCGGCTGGTCGAGGCCGACGAAGGCGCGCACACCGACGACGAGCCGGACTCGGTCGCGATGGACGCCGGCGCGGCCGGTGGCGGTGCCACCGCCGAGGAGCTGGCCATCCACGAGACCGAGCCACCGATCGACCGGCCGATCGACCGCTGA
- a CDS encoding glycosyltransferase: MRVGLVSAHGGASIGDDPGRLDGGGQPLTGTWQHIARLAAELAELGHDVRVFQRWTEPDLPQLCQRDGYQLVRVPVGPPARLGTGDLVTHLPEFGRWLARQWDDQTWTPDVVHGHFWPGGLAAASAVNHSGGVPLVQTFHSIGNHQLRQLGGDYRGPQARIALERALSRVVDVAIAQCTEEVDEIARMGRDRASVVMIPPGVDTKRFAPANDPPTRRRRRMLAVGELIPGAGHDDLIGALRLVGDVDLLIAGGPGRADLDGDPGARRLRELAGRCGVAEQVELVGAVPAEEMPQLYRSVDVVVCASRYAPVGTVALEAMACGIPVVGYARGGVADCVVDAVTGRLVPAGDVRALGVTLRRLLADDAERFAYGHAAIDRVRCRYSWERTAAAVERLYQRVLGVRGVLVPTGSSPAVVTPDGDSVEPVEVELDLVAIGAAEAAEAATAPAATPVRAA; encoded by the coding sequence ATGCGCGTAGGCCTGGTGTCAGCACACGGTGGAGCTTCCATCGGCGATGACCCTGGACGTCTCGACGGCGGCGGACAGCCGTTGACCGGGACGTGGCAGCACATCGCCCGGCTCGCCGCCGAGTTGGCGGAGCTCGGTCACGACGTACGGGTCTTCCAACGGTGGACCGAACCGGACCTGCCACAGCTCTGCCAGCGGGACGGGTACCAACTGGTCCGGGTACCGGTCGGCCCGCCGGCCCGGCTCGGCACCGGCGACCTGGTGACGCACCTGCCGGAGTTCGGGCGTTGGCTGGCGCGGCAATGGGACGACCAGACGTGGACCCCGGACGTGGTGCACGGCCATTTCTGGCCGGGCGGGCTCGCCGCGGCCAGCGCGGTGAACCACAGCGGCGGTGTACCGCTGGTGCAGACCTTCCACAGCATCGGCAATCATCAGCTGCGCCAACTGGGCGGTGACTACAGAGGACCGCAGGCGCGCATCGCGTTGGAACGGGCGCTGAGCCGGGTCGTCGACGTGGCGATCGCCCAGTGCACCGAGGAGGTCGACGAGATCGCCCGGATGGGCCGCGACCGCGCCTCGGTGGTGATGATCCCACCCGGGGTGGACACCAAGCGGTTCGCTCCCGCCAACGACCCGCCGACGCGGCGCCGCCGCCGGATGCTCGCCGTCGGTGAGCTCATTCCCGGTGCCGGTCACGACGATCTGATCGGGGCGCTACGGCTGGTCGGCGACGTTGATCTGCTCATCGCCGGTGGCCCGGGCCGAGCCGACCTGGACGGGGATCCGGGTGCCCGCCGGTTGCGGGAGTTGGCCGGCCGCTGCGGCGTCGCGGAGCAGGTCGAACTGGTCGGCGCGGTGCCCGCCGAGGAGATGCCGCAGCTGTACCGGTCGGTGGACGTCGTGGTCTGCGCCAGCCGGTACGCGCCGGTCGGCACCGTCGCGCTCGAGGCGATGGCCTGCGGGATACCGGTTGTCGGCTACGCCCGTGGTGGCGTCGCCGACTGCGTGGTGGACGCGGTGACCGGGCGGCTGGTGCCGGCCGGGGACGTCCGGGCCCTCGGCGTCACCCTGCGCCGACTGCTCGCCGACGACGCGGAACGGTTCGCGTACGGGCATGCCGCGATCGACCGGGTCCGCTGCCGGTACAGCTGGGAACGGACCGCCGCCGCGGTGGAGCGGCTCTACCAGCGGGTGCTCGGGGTACGCGGCGTACTGGTCCCGACCGGGTCGAGTCCTGCCGTGGTGACGCCGGACGGCGACTCGGTCGAACCGGTCGAGGTGGAGCTCGACCTGGTGGCGATCGGGGCGGCGGAGGCGGCGGAGGCGGCCACCGCACCGGCGGCAACCCCGGTCCGCGCCGCCTGA
- the hisN gene encoding histidinol-phosphatase, translated as MARYADDLSLAHMLADTADSISMARFRALDLGVESKPDLTPVSDADTAVEKALRATLARTRPRDGVLGEEFGASVAAAGPGNRQWVIDPIDGTKNFIRGVPIWATLISLMEGDQPVVGLVSAPALGRRWWAAIGHGAYAGRHTAAATPIKVSGVRRLADASFCYSSLTSWEELGRLDAMLDIMRGVWRSRAYGDFYGYMLVAEGAVDAMVEPELSLWDLAALIPIVTEAGGTFTDLAGRAGPGGGSAVASNGKLHSDLLHRLG; from the coding sequence ATGGCCCGGTACGCCGACGATCTCTCGCTCGCCCACATGCTCGCCGACACCGCGGACTCGATTTCGATGGCCCGGTTCCGGGCGCTCGACCTCGGTGTCGAGTCGAAGCCCGACCTGACCCCGGTCTCCGACGCGGACACGGCGGTGGAGAAGGCGCTGCGGGCGACGCTGGCCCGGACCAGGCCCCGCGACGGGGTGCTCGGCGAGGAGTTCGGCGCATCCGTCGCGGCGGCCGGCCCGGGGAATCGACAGTGGGTGATCGATCCGATCGACGGCACCAAGAACTTCATCCGGGGCGTACCGATCTGGGCCACGCTGATCTCCCTGATGGAGGGCGACCAACCGGTCGTGGGCCTGGTGTCGGCGCCCGCGCTCGGCCGCCGCTGGTGGGCGGCGATCGGGCACGGCGCGTACGCCGGTCGGCACACCGCCGCCGCCACCCCAATCAAGGTCTCCGGGGTACGCCGCCTCGCCGACGCCAGCTTCTGCTACTCCTCGCTGACCAGTTGGGAGGAGCTGGGCCGGCTGGACGCGATGCTGGACATCATGCGCGGGGTGTGGCGCAGCCGCGCGTACGGCGATTTCTACGGCTACATGCTGGTCGCCGAGGGTGCCGTCGACGCGATGGTGGAGCCGGAGCTGTCGCTGTGGGATCTCGCGGCGCTGATCCCGATCGTCACCGAGGCCGGTGGCACCTTCACCGACCTGGCCGGACGGGCCGGTCCCGGCGGCGGCAGCGCGGTGGCCAGCAACGGCAAGCTGCATTCCGACCTGCTGCACCGCCTCGGCTGA
- the aroA gene encoding 3-phosphoshikimate 1-carboxyvinyltransferase, which produces MPELTKLQPHQPWTAPLAAGPVRTSLRLPGSKSMTARALVLSAIGTGPATIAWPLRARDTTLMAAGLAALGVGVETGPDERWSVRPAALRGPTQIDVGLAGTIMRFLPAVAGLADGPVDFDGDPHSRSRPLGPLLDGLREVGLRIDAAPGGGLPMTVHGTGEVPGGEVRVDASGSSQFVSGLLLAAPRFTNGVLVRHVGPTLPSAPHVRMTVRMLRAAGAVVDDSTPDTWRVEPGELPGHDFTVEPDLSGAMPFFAAALVTGGEVTLTGWPAESAQPVRQLIELIEQLGGTATVGPTGLTVTGTGIVHGLTADLREVGELTPVLAALAALADSPSRLTGVAHIRGHETDRLAALATELSGLGAQVTELPDGLQIDPKPLRGGAFRTYDDHRMAHAAAVLGLLVPGIELDDVGCTAKTLPQFPTLWSTVTAGM; this is translated from the coding sequence GTGCCCGAACTGACGAAGCTCCAGCCGCACCAGCCGTGGACCGCCCCCCTGGCCGCCGGGCCGGTACGCACCAGCCTGCGCCTGCCCGGCTCGAAATCGATGACCGCCCGCGCGCTGGTGCTCAGCGCGATCGGCACCGGACCCGCCACCATCGCCTGGCCGCTGCGCGCCCGGGACACCACGCTGATGGCCGCCGGCCTGGCCGCGCTGGGCGTCGGGGTGGAGACCGGCCCGGACGAACGCTGGTCGGTGCGGCCGGCCGCACTGCGCGGCCCGACGCAGATCGACGTCGGACTCGCCGGCACCATCATGCGCTTCCTGCCGGCCGTCGCCGGACTGGCCGACGGCCCGGTCGACTTCGACGGCGACCCGCACTCCCGCTCCCGCCCACTCGGCCCGCTGCTGGACGGGCTGCGCGAGGTCGGCCTGCGGATCGACGCCGCGCCCGGCGGAGGTCTGCCGATGACCGTGCACGGCACCGGGGAGGTGCCCGGCGGCGAGGTACGTGTCGACGCCTCGGGATCCAGTCAGTTCGTCTCCGGTCTGCTGCTGGCCGCCCCGAGGTTCACCAACGGGGTACTGGTCCGGCACGTCGGTCCCACCCTGCCGTCCGCGCCGCACGTGCGGATGACCGTCCGGATGCTGCGGGCAGCCGGGGCCGTCGTCGACGACTCGACGCCCGACACCTGGCGGGTGGAGCCGGGCGAGTTGCCTGGCCACGACTTCACCGTGGAGCCGGACCTCTCCGGGGCGATGCCGTTCTTCGCGGCGGCGCTGGTCACCGGCGGCGAGGTCACGCTGACCGGCTGGCCGGCCGAGAGCGCCCAGCCGGTGCGGCAGCTGATCGAGCTGATCGAGCAGCTCGGCGGCACCGCGACGGTCGGACCGACGGGGCTCACCGTCACCGGCACCGGCATCGTGCACGGCCTTACCGCGGACCTGCGTGAGGTCGGCGAACTCACCCCGGTGCTCGCCGCGCTCGCCGCGCTCGCCGACTCCCCGTCGCGGCTGACCGGGGTGGCGCACATCCGTGGGCACGAGACCGACCGGCTGGCCGCCTTGGCCACCGAGCTGTCCGGGCTCGGCGCGCAGGTCACCGAGTTGCCCGACGGGCTGCAGATCGACCCGAAGCCGCTGCGCGGTGGCGCGTTCCGCACCTACGACGACCACCGGATGGCGCACGCCGCCGCCGTACTCGGGCTGCTGGTGCCCGGCATCGAACTCGACGACGTCGGCTGCACCGCCAAGACGCTCCCGCAGTTCCCGACACTATGGTCAACCGTGACAGCCGGCATGTGA
- a CDS encoding ribose-phosphate diphosphokinase, which yields MRDIAVFSGSAHPGLAAEICAHLDVPLHPVRVSRFANDCLEVQLQANCRERDVFLIQPLVPPVQEHLVELLLMLDAARGASAGRITVVLPHYAYARSDKKDAPRISIGARLVADLLVAAGADRVLAMTLHSPQVHGFFSVPVDHLHALRELAAHFRNHELADTVVVSPDLGNAKEAAAFARMLGLPVAAGAKQRFSDDRVQISAVIGDVVDRDVIVLDDEIAKGSTVIELIDHLRELKVRSIRIACTHGLFSSDALNRLSSQDGVMEIVCTNTVPIPDSKRVPKLQVLSVAPALAEAMRRIHNGESVSALFS from the coding sequence GTGCGCGACATCGCAGTGTTCAGTGGCAGCGCCCACCCCGGGCTGGCAGCCGAGATATGCGCCCACCTCGACGTCCCACTGCATCCGGTGCGGGTCTCCCGGTTCGCCAACGACTGCCTGGAGGTGCAGCTGCAGGCGAACTGCCGCGAGCGGGACGTCTTCCTGATCCAACCGTTGGTGCCGCCGGTGCAGGAGCACCTGGTCGAGCTCCTGCTGATGCTCGACGCCGCCCGGGGTGCCTCCGCCGGCCGGATCACCGTGGTACTGCCGCACTACGCGTACGCCCGGTCCGACAAGAAGGACGCCCCGCGGATCTCCATCGGTGCCCGGCTCGTCGCCGACCTGCTGGTCGCCGCCGGCGCCGACCGGGTCCTCGCGATGACCCTGCACTCACCGCAGGTGCACGGCTTCTTCAGCGTCCCCGTCGACCACCTGCACGCGCTGCGCGAACTCGCCGCCCACTTCCGCAACCACGAACTGGCCGACACCGTCGTCGTCTCACCCGACCTCGGCAACGCCAAGGAAGCGGCCGCCTTCGCCCGGATGCTCGGCCTGCCGGTCGCGGCCGGCGCGAAGCAGCGGTTCAGCGACGACCGGGTGCAGATCAGCGCCGTCATCGGTGACGTCGTCGACCGGGACGTCATCGTGCTCGACGACGAGATCGCCAAAGGCAGTACGGTGATCGAACTCATCGACCACCTGCGGGAGCTCAAGGTCCGCTCGATCCGGATCGCCTGCACCCACGGCCTGTTCTCCAGCGACGCGCTGAACCGGCTGAGCAGCCAGGACGGCGTGATGGAGATCGTCTGCACGAACACCGTGCCGATCCCGGACAGCAAGCGGGTGCCCAAACTGCAGGTGCTCTCGGTCGCGCCGGCACTGGCCGAGGCGATGCGGCGGATTCACAACGGCGAGTCGGTCAGCGCACTGTTCAGCTGA
- a CDS encoding response regulator transcription factor, which produces MAASAAEQPVEPIRVMVVDDHPMWREGVARDLAEAGHQVVATTGEGRQAVRICAAARPQVVVLDLQLPDISGVEVIRGLLTAHPGVRVLMLSASGEQQSVLDAVKAGATGYLVKSASPADFLDAVRRTAAGDTVFTPGLAGLVLGEYRRLAATPDPGGDEPQLTERETEVLRLVAKGLSYKQIAARLGLSHRTVQNHVQNTLGKLQLHNRVELTRYAIEQGLGD; this is translated from the coding sequence ATGGCAGCCAGCGCGGCGGAGCAACCGGTGGAGCCGATCCGGGTGATGGTGGTCGACGACCATCCGATGTGGCGTGAAGGCGTCGCGCGGGACCTGGCCGAGGCCGGCCACCAGGTCGTCGCGACCACCGGCGAGGGCCGACAGGCGGTCCGGATCTGCGCCGCCGCCCGACCCCAGGTCGTCGTGCTGGACCTGCAGTTGCCCGACATTTCCGGCGTCGAGGTGATCCGTGGCCTGCTGACTGCTCATCCCGGCGTCCGGGTGCTGATGCTCTCCGCCAGCGGCGAGCAGCAGAGCGTGCTCGACGCGGTCAAGGCCGGGGCGACCGGCTACCTGGTCAAGTCGGCCAGCCCGGCGGACTTCCTCGACGCCGTCCGGCGTACCGCCGCCGGTGACACCGTCTTCACCCCAGGCCTGGCCGGACTGGTCCTCGGCGAGTACCGGCGACTCGCCGCGACCCCGGACCCGGGCGGCGACGAGCCGCAGCTCACCGAACGGGAGACCGAGGTGCTGCGGCTGGTCGCCAAAGGGCTGTCGTACAAGCAGATCGCCGCCCGGTTGGGGCTGTCGCACCGGACGGTGCAGAACCACGTACAGAACACCCTCGGCAAGCTGCAACTGCACAACCGGGTCGAACTCACCCGGTACGCGATCGAGCAGGGCCTGGGCGACTGA
- a CDS encoding ATP-binding protein, whose product MTDADPPSSRTVVPIDPMELLSETFDRGQVTDLRHRVASCATSAGMTGQRLDDFVLAVNELITNAVRHGGGRGRLQMWRDTRSMFCEVSDSGQGIGSDQLHNRERPAPNTAGGWGLWLTERLTDTMAVATGPDGTTVRVSLSLSGGGPGTGVGTDVDDPVGQQRR is encoded by the coding sequence ATGACCGACGCAGATCCCCCGTCATCGCGTACGGTCGTGCCTATCGACCCGATGGAGCTGCTCAGCGAGACCTTCGACCGGGGCCAGGTCACCGACCTGCGGCACCGGGTGGCGTCCTGCGCCACCTCGGCCGGGATGACCGGCCAGCGGCTCGACGATTTCGTCCTCGCCGTCAACGAGTTGATCACGAACGCGGTGCGACACGGCGGTGGGCGGGGGCGGCTGCAGATGTGGCGTGACACGCGGTCGATGTTCTGCGAGGTCTCCGACAGCGGCCAAGGCATCGGTTCGGACCAGTTGCACAACCGGGAGCGGCCGGCGCCGAACACCGCCGGCGGCTGGGGGCTCTGGCTCACCGAGCGGTTGACCGACACGATGGCGGTCGCCACCGGGCCGGACGGCACCACGGTCCGGGTCAGTCTCAGTCTGTCCGGCGGCGGCCCCGGCACCGGAGTCGGCACCGACGTCGACGATCCGGTCGGCCAGCAGCGGCGCTGA
- the rsgA gene encoding ribosome small subunit-dependent GTPase A translates to MAGRRREYDEDDVRIRPGRASRPRTRNRPAHGDAVDGFVVTVDRGRYGCVLADPAVPDPETGAPPVVTAMRARELGRRAVVVGDRVGLVGDVTGDPGSLARIVRIDERVSVLRRTADDDDTTPEGRLERIVVANADQLVIVSALADPPPRTGFIDRCLVAAYDAGIAPVLCLTKADLASPEQVIDYYRDLDLEFVLCRPGSDLADLRQRLAGRLSVLVGHSGVGKSTLVNRLVPEALRAVGTVSAIGRGRHTSSSAVVLRLPRVMVDGDPGWIVDTPGVRSFGLAHVSAESLLHGFADLVEGSVDCPPGCEHTGEAEQCRLAGWVAAGNADGRRLASYRRLLDSRGGDAEPGRGTARE, encoded by the coding sequence CTGGCCGGCAGACGCAGGGAGTACGACGAGGACGACGTACGGATCCGCCCGGGGCGGGCGTCGCGCCCGCGTACCCGCAACCGGCCGGCGCACGGCGACGCGGTCGACGGCTTCGTCGTCACCGTCGACCGCGGCCGGTACGGCTGCGTCCTCGCCGATCCGGCGGTGCCCGACCCCGAGACCGGCGCTCCGCCGGTGGTGACCGCGATGCGGGCCCGGGAACTCGGCCGCCGGGCGGTCGTGGTGGGTGACCGGGTCGGTCTGGTCGGTGACGTCACCGGTGACCCGGGCAGTCTCGCCCGGATCGTGCGGATCGACGAACGCGTGTCGGTGCTGCGCCGCACCGCCGACGACGACGACACCACCCCGGAAGGGCGACTCGAACGGATCGTGGTCGCCAACGCCGACCAGTTGGTGATCGTCAGCGCGCTGGCGGATCCGCCGCCACGGACCGGCTTCATCGACCGCTGCCTGGTCGCCGCGTACGACGCGGGGATCGCCCCGGTGCTCTGCCTGACCAAGGCCGATCTCGCCAGCCCGGAACAGGTGATCGACTACTACCGCGACCTCGACCTGGAGTTCGTGCTCTGCCGCCCCGGCAGCGATCTGGCCGACCTGCGCCAGCGCCTGGCGGGTCGACTGTCGGTGCTGGTCGGGCACTCCGGCGTCGGCAAGAGCACCCTGGTCAACCGGCTGGTCCCGGAGGCGCTGCGGGCGGTCGGCACGGTGAGCGCGATCGGTCGAGGGCGGCACACCTCGTCCAGCGCGGTGGTGCTGCGACTGCCCCGGGTCATGGTCGACGGCGACCCGGGCTGGATCGTCGACACGCCCGGGGTACGCAGCTTCGGGCTTGCCCACGTGTCGGCGGAGAGCCTGCTGCACGGCTTCGCCGACCTCGTCGAAGGCAGCGTCGACTGTCCACCGGGCTGCGAACACACCGGCGAAGCCGAACAGTGCCGGCTGGCGGGCTGGGTCGCCGCCGGCAACGCCGACGGGCGCCGGCTCGCCTCGTACCGCCGGTTGTTGGATTCGCGGGGCGGTGACGCCGAGCCCGGACGGGGCACCGCTCGGGAATGA